From the Phalacrocorax carbo unplaced genomic scaffold, bPhaCar2.1 SCAFFOLD_54, whole genome shotgun sequence genome, one window contains:
- the LOC135311169 gene encoding olfactory receptor 14J1-like — protein MSNSSSITQFLLLAFTDTRELQLLHFWLSLAIYLAALLGNGLIVTAIACDHRLHTPMYFFLLNLSLLDLGCISTTLPKSMANSLGDTRDISYAGCAAQAFLFVFLMSAEFYLLTVMAYDRYVAICKPLHYGTLLGSRACAHMAAAAWAGGFLNALLHTASTFSLPLCHGNALEQFFCEIPQILKLSCSDTYLREVGLLGVSACAAFGCFVFIVLSYVQIFRAVLRIPSEQGRHKAFSTCLPHLAVVSLFISTAMFAYLKPPSISSPSMDLVVAVLYSVVPPAVNPLIYSMRNQELKDAVCKLMR, from the coding sequence atgtccaacagcagctccatcacACAGTTCCTCCTCCTGGCGTTCACAGACacgcgggagctgcagctcctgcacttctggctctccctggccatctacctggctgccctcctgggcaacGGGCTCATCGTCACCGCCATCGCCTGCGACCACCGCCTCCACACccccatgtacttcttcctcctcaacctctccctcctcgacCTGGGATGCATCTCCACcactctccccaaatccatggcCAATTCCctcggggacaccagggacatcTCCTACGCAGGATGTGCTGCACAAgcctttctgtttgtctttttgaTGTCAGCAGAGTTTTATCTCCTGACGGTCATGGCCTACGACCGCTACGTGGCCATCTGCAAACCCCTGCACTACGGgaccctgctgggcagcagagcttgtgcccacatggcagcagctgcctgggccggTGGGTTTCTCAATGCTCTGCTGCACACGGCCAGTACATTTTCactgcccctctgccatggcaatgccctggagcagttcttctgtgaaatccccCAGATCCTCAAGCTCTCCTGCTCAGACACCTACCTCAGGGAGGTCGGGCTTCTTGGGGTTAGTGCCTGTGCAgcatttgggtgttttgttttcattgtgctgTCCTATGTGCAGatcttcagggctgtgctgaggatcccctctgagcagggacggcacaaagccttttccacgTGCCTCCCGCACCTGGCCGTGGTCTCCCTGTTTATCAGCACTGCCATGTTTGCCTACCTAAAGCCTCCTTCCATCTCCTCTCCATCGATGGACctggtggtggcagtgctgtactCGGTGGTGCCGCCAGCCGTGAACCCCCTCATCTACAGCATGAGGAACCAGGAGCTCAAGGATGCAGTGTGCAAACTGATGAgatga
- the LOC135311171 gene encoding olfactory receptor 14J1-like, with translation MSNSSSITQFLLLAFTDTRELQLLHFWLSLAIYLAALLGNGLIVTAIACDHRLHTPMYFFLLNLSLLDLGSISTTLPKSMANSLWDTRDISYAGCAAQAFLFLFLISAEFYLLTVMAYDRYVAICKPLHYGTLLGSRACAHMAAAAWAGGFLNALLHTASTFSLPLCHGNALEQFFCEIPQILKLSCSDTYLREVGLLGVSACAAFGCFVFIVLSYVQIFRAVLRIPSEQGRHKAFSTCLPHLAVVSLFIITAMFAYLKPPSISSPSMDLVVAVLYSVVPPAVNPLIYSMRNQELKDAVCKLMS, from the coding sequence atgtccaacagcagctccatcacACAGTTCCTCCTCCTGGCGTTCACAGACacgcgggagctgcagctcctgcacttctggctctccctggccatctacctggctgccctcctgggcaacGGGCTCATCGTCACCGCCATCGCCTGCGACCACCGCCTCCACACccccatgtacttcttcctcctcaacctctccctcctcgacctgggctccatctccaccactctccccaaatccatggcCAATTCCCTctgggacaccagggacatCTCCTACGCAGGATGTGCTGCACAggcctttctgtttctctttttgataTCAGCAGAGTTTTATCTCCTGACGGTCATGGCCTACGACCGCTACGTGGCCATCTGCAAACCCCTGCACTATGGgaccctgctgggcagcagagcttgtgcccacatggcagcagctgcctgggccggTGGGTTTCTCAATGCTCTGCTGCACACGGCCAGTACATTTTCactgcccctctgccatggcaatgccctggagcagttcttctgtgaaatccccCAGATCCTCAAGCTCTCCTGCTCAGACACCTACCTCAGGGAGGTCGGGCTTCTTGGGGTCAGTGCCTGTGCAgcatttgggtgttttgttttcattgtgctgTCCTATGTGCAGatcttcagggctgtgctgaggatcccctctgagcagggacggcacaaagccttttccacgTGCCTCCCGCACCTGGCCGTGGTCTCCCTGTTTATCATCACTGCCATGTTTGCCTACCTAAAGCCTCCTTCCATCTCCTCTCCATCGATGGACCTCgtggtggcagtgctgtactCGGTGGTGCCTCCAGCCGTGAACCCCCTCATCTACAGCATGAGGAACCAGGAGCTCAAGGATGCAGTGTGCAAACTGAtgagctga